Proteins encoded together in one Catellatospora citrea window:
- a CDS encoding class I SAM-dependent methyltransferase, with product MTYQHPLAFLLGLEGVALLRAHAGDEGLDRVFVEARFAEVRRLLDEAAPELGDGVETGRTSTVDGYRIWSQTYDDPGNPLIDVEEPVVRRILDGLPPGVALDAACGTGRHAEYLAARGHQVVGVDTSPDMLDHARKRVPDGEFHTGDLHALPLPDGSVDLVVCALALTHVPDLAPVLAEFTRVLRPGGHLVLSDIHVMSLYLGGVAHAVGPDGRPDLLPASRYLAGDYLNAAVGLGLRLVHCAEPRWPANPWAGGPQAAQWCPDAAAAAYEATPAAVIWHFQRP from the coding sequence ATGACCTATCAACATCCACTGGCGTTCCTGCTCGGGCTGGAGGGCGTCGCGCTGCTGCGGGCGCACGCCGGCGACGAGGGCTTGGACCGCGTCTTCGTCGAGGCGCGGTTCGCCGAGGTGCGGCGGCTGCTCGACGAGGCCGCCCCGGAGCTCGGCGACGGCGTCGAGACCGGACGGACCAGCACCGTCGACGGCTACCGAATCTGGTCACAGACCTACGACGACCCGGGCAACCCGCTGATCGACGTCGAGGAGCCGGTGGTCCGCCGCATCCTCGACGGCCTGCCCCCGGGCGTGGCCCTGGACGCGGCCTGCGGCACCGGACGGCACGCGGAGTACCTGGCGGCGCGGGGGCACCAGGTCGTCGGCGTGGACACCTCGCCCGACATGCTCGACCACGCCCGCAAACGGGTGCCCGACGGCGAGTTCCACACCGGCGACCTGCACGCGCTGCCGCTGCCGGACGGGTCCGTCGACCTCGTCGTCTGCGCGCTCGCGCTGACGCACGTCCCCGACCTGGCCCCGGTGCTGGCCGAGTTCACCCGGGTGCTGCGGCCGGGCGGGCACCTGGTGCTGTCCGACATCCACGTGATGTCGCTCTACCTGGGCGGCGTGGCCCACGCGGTCGGCCCGGACGGCCGCCCGGACCTGCTCCCCGCCAGCCGCTACCTCGCGGGCGACTACCTCAACGCCGCCGTCGGGCTGGGCCTGCGCCTGGTCCACTGCGCGGAACCGAGATGGCCCGCCAACCCCTGGGCCGGTGGCCCGCAGGCCGCGCAGTGGTGCCCCGACGCCGCCGCGGCCGCTTACGAGGCCACCCCGGCCGCCGTCATCTGGCACTTCCAACGCCCCTGA